A single Molothrus aeneus isolate 106 chromosome 9, BPBGC_Maene_1.0, whole genome shotgun sequence DNA region contains:
- the DMRTA2 gene encoding doublesex- and mab-3-related transcription factor A2, producing the protein MELRSELPSVPAAPPPVPPSSVAAAAAAAAATLPVSVAGSLLRAPPLLLRAAEKYPRTPKCARCRNHGVVSALKGHKRYCRWKDCMCAKCTLIAERQRVMAAQVALRRQQAQEENEARELQLLYGTAEGLALAAANGIIPPRPAYEVFGSVCAGAGGEGGAGASESKMQKFELFPKTLLPSRAVTPQQAGGKPLSPDGESVPGTSSPDARHGSGSENGDGESFLSSPVSKGPKEGEESPGSISPLGSDSGSEADKDEQDPSPSAGGRQRTPIDILTRVFPAHKRSVLELVLQGCGGDVVQAIEQILNNRGPEKGPEEGWARDGALQGLPPTPAAAAAHHRPLIAGAMAPAIGTLGSRSAFSPLQPNATHFGAEAGAYPLGTHLGLNPLRLAYSAHSRGLAFMTPYSTAGLMPTLGFRPPVDYAFSDLMRDRSAVHKEQVYSGGLYGPMVNNTPEKQ; encoded by the exons ATGGAGCTGCGGTCGGAGCTGCCCAGCGTGCCCGCCGCgccccccccagtgccccccagctcggtggcggccgcggcggccgcggcggcggccaCGCTGCCGGTGAGCGTGGCCGGGAGCTTGCTGCGggcgccgccgctgctgctgcgggcGGCCGAGAAGTACCCGCGGACGCCCAAGTGCGCCCGGTGCCGCAACCACGGCGTGGTGTCGGCGCTGAAGGGCCACAAGCGGTACTGCCGCTGGAAGGACTGCATGTGCGCCAAGTGCACCCTGATCGCCGAGCGCCAGCGCGTCATGGCCGCTCAGGTGGCGCTGCGCCGGCAGCAGGCGCAGGAGGAGAACGAGGCccgggagctgcagctgctctacGGCACGGCCGAGGGGCTGGCGCTGGCGGCCGCCAACGGCATCATCCCGCCCCGGCCCGCGTACGAGGTGTTCGGCTCCGTCTGCGCCGGGGCCGGCGGCGAGGGAGGCGCCGGCGCCTCAG AGTCCAAGATGCAGAAGTTCGAGCTGTTCCCCAAGACGCTGCTGCCGAGCCGCGCCGTCACCCCGCAGCAGGCGGGCGGGAAGCCCCTCTCCCCGGACGGCGAGTCCGTGCCCGGCACCTCCTCCCCAGATGCTCGCCACGGCTCGGGCTCGGAGAACGGGGACGGCGAGTCCTTCCTGAGCTCCCCCGTCTCCAAGGGCccgaaggagggggaggagagcCCGGGCTCCATCAGCCCGCTGGGCTCGGACTCGGGCTCAGAGGCGGACAAGGACGAGCAGGACCCGTCGCCCTCGGCCGGCGGCCGGCAGCGGACTCCCATCGACATCCTGACGCGCGTCTTCCCGGCGCACAAGCGCAGCgtgctggagctggtgctgcagggctgcggCGGGGACGTGGTACAGGCCATCGAGCAGATCCTCAACAACCGCGGCCCGGAGAAGGGCCCCGAGGAGGGCTGGGCCCGGGACGGCGCCTTGCAGGGCCTGCCGCCcacccccgccgccgccgccgcccacCACCGGCCCTTGATCGCCGGCGCCATGGCCCCGGCCATCGGCACGCTGGGCAGCCGCTCCGCCTTCTCCCCGCTGCAGCCCAACGCCACGCACTTCGGGGCCGAGGCCGGCGCCTACCCCCTGGGCACGCACCTGGGACTGAACCCGCTGCGCCTCGCCTACTCGGCGCACAGCCGGGGACTGGCCTTCATGACCCCCTACTCCACGGCCGGGCTGATGCCCACGCTGGGGTTCCGGCCGCCCGTGGACTACGCCTTCAGCGACCTGATGCGGGACCGCTCCGCCGTGCACAAGGAGCAGGTGTACTCCGGAGGGCTCTACGGGCCCATGGTCAACAACACCCCCGAGAAGCAATAG